One Heyndrickxia oleronia genomic window, ATATGGATTATTGACAGAGGATGTTTCGAAAATTGATTATCGTCATGCAGATTCATCATGGATTAAAACCTTTAAAAATATTAAATTAATAATGGATTACTTCCCAGATTATATTCCAAATCCATATTTACAATATTACTTCTTCCCAGATTATATCGTCGAAACATCGAATAAGGAATATACACGAGCAAATGAAGTGATGGATGGTCGCGAGAAATCATTGTTTGAAACAGTTAAGAATTATGAAGAAACTGGAGTTTTAGCTGATGAGTTTCATGTAGGTGTCCATGGAATCTTTATTGTAGATGTAACCGTTTCACTTGCAAAAAACTTAGCAAAGAGATATCTTGTAATGGTAGAAAATAACGGAACCATTCCAAACTTACCGGCTAATGCGATGGTTGAGGTTCCATGCTTAATTACAAGTAAAGGGCCTGTTCCAGAATATGTAGGAGAAATTCCTTATTTCCATCAGGCAATGATTGAACAACAGTTAGCATCTGAAAAAATCTTGGTTGAGGCTATTACAGAAGGTTCTTATGAAAAGGCATTACAAGCATTTACACTAAATAAAACATTCCCATCCGCACGCGTAGCTAAAGCGGTGTTGGATGACTTAATTGAGGCTAATAAAGAATATTGGCCGACACTGAATAAAAAGTATAAAGAAGGCGTCTTGATTTAAGAGTGATACAAAAGAGGTTCCTCTATTGGAACTTCTTTTTCCTAGGCTCTTTTCTCAAACATTGTTGCTATTTAAGTGAAGTTTTTAACGAGTAACGATCAGATGAAGACGCTACACCCTTCTTTCACTGTGAAAAGCTACAAACTATACGAAAACGGCCTTTTCCTATAAGGCTTTTTTCTATAATATATAGACTTCCTACCACTAAAATAAGTATGATTCGTGGGAGTCTAATAAGATTTTTTTGATTGTTCTACACTATCAAAAAAGTAAAAGTTATAGAAAAGAGCAGAAGTTCGCTACAAGTTATATGAGAAAAAGCCTCCTATAACCAAGAAAATAATAATGGGAGTGAGTAGATTGTTTTTTAAGAAAAATAAAACAAAGAGTAATGTGATCATATCAAGCCCTCTCAATGGAAAAATAATTCCATTGGAGGATGTACCAGATCCAGTTTTTTCTCAGAAAATGATGGGGGATGGCTTTGCATTTATTCCAAATAACGGAAAGGTCCTTGCACCGATTGATGGGACCGTTACACAGGTATTTCCGACTAAACACGCTATTGGAATGGAAACGAAAGAAGGAGTAGAGATCCTTTTACATCTCGGCTTAGATACAGTTGAATTAAATGGAGAAGGATTTGAGATCACGGTAAAAGCTGGAGATAAGATTCATACGAATGACAGTTTGGGCACATTTGATCTTGCGTATCTCAAGGAAAAAGGCAAAGAAACGACAACAGTTCTTGTCTTTACAAACTTTGATGAGAAAATCTCTGAGCTAAAAAGGTATGATTCCGATGAAGTTAATGCGGGCGCGCAAATAGGGGAATTGGTCCTTAAATAAATAGAATAAAAGTTGAGTAGGTTGTTCTGATTAAGGAGCAGCCTATTTTTCTTTTATACAAACAAAATTACAATCTCATATTAATCAATGATTAATTATTTTGAAAATAAAAATTAGTCCTGTTGTAAGGGGGATTTTTCATAGCTATAATTATTTTATATAATTTTTTATTTTGAAATTAAAAAAATATATGAAAAACATTATGGTAGTTTACCAGTAATGTGGACCTGGAGCTGCTATCCAAGCACAAACTACATTAATGAATGTTTTAGTGAAAGAGGAGAAATGAACATGGGGTATGACATATTAATAGAAGAAACTAGAGCAGGATTGGTTGAGAATAAACACTTCGGCATCATTTGCGGCATAAATGAGATGAAAAAACAGATCTATCAAGTTGGAGACTCACAACAAGAAGTATTTT contains:
- a CDS encoding 6-phospho-alpha-glucosidase, producing MKTYKLAIAGGGSTYTPGIVRSLMDRLEDLPLSELRFYDIDGERQSKVVIAAKAVISEYTDRINIVETTDPQVAFDDVDFVFAQMRVGKYAMRELDEKIPLSHNVVGQETCGPGGLAYGLRTIFPMVELIDFVEKYAKPSCWIVNYSNPASIVAEGVRKLRPHARVINICDMPVATMRNMSAILGVEREELEVDYFGLNHFGWFTKVKVDGVDRLPELREHIYQYGLLTEDVSKIDYRHADSSWIKTFKNIKLIMDYFPDYIPNPYLQYYFFPDYIVETSNKEYTRANEVMDGREKSLFETVKNYEETGVLADEFHVGVHGIFIVDVTVSLAKNLAKRYLVMVENNGTIPNLPANAMVEVPCLITSKGPVPEYVGEIPYFHQAMIEQQLASEKILVEAITEGSYEKALQAFTLNKTFPSARVAKAVLDDLIEANKEYWPTLNKKYKEGVLI
- a CDS encoding PTS sugar transporter subunit IIA: MSRLFFKKNKTKSNVIISSPLNGKIIPLEDVPDPVFSQKMMGDGFAFIPNNGKVLAPIDGTVTQVFPTKHAIGMETKEGVEILLHLGLDTVELNGEGFEITVKAGDKIHTNDSLGTFDLAYLKEKGKETTTVLVFTNFDEKISELKRYDSDEVNAGAQIGELVLK